GGGGTCACGGTCGCCTCGACCATCTTCGCGTTGAGCTCACGGAACGGCATCTCAGACATCCCCCGCGACGGTGCTGCGCTCGCTGGGCTGGACGTAGACCAGGCCCTCGCCCTCGAACCGGATCTGGAACGCCTCGCCGCCGCCCTCGCCCAGGAAGGTGCGGAACGTCACACCCGACTGGAAGGTCTGGCGGATGTCGCCCTGGTGCGCGACGTAGGCGCCCGGGTCGACCGTGAGCGGGTACTGCCCGCTCACCCGCAGCGCCACCGCGGGCCCGTCCGACATGATCGCCGCCTGGCCGTGGCCCTCCACCGTGGTGGTGAACAGGCCGTTGCCCTGGGAGGCGCCGCGCAGCCCGGTGAACGTGGTGCCGGTCCGCAGGCTCGCCTCGGTGACCAGCAGGTTGCCCGCCTCGACGTGCAGCTTCTCGCCGGTGAGCCGGACCAGGTTGATCTCGGTCGCCCGGTCGGCGAACCAGCACGTGCCGTGCCCCTTCACCTCCATCACGGACATCTGCTCGCCGGTCAGCCGGCGGGTCACCATGCCGCGCAGGCCCTCACCGCCGCCGCTCAGCTTCTTGAAGGTCATCCGTCCGTCGTAGGCGACCATCGAGCCGCTCTTCGCCTTGACGGCGTCCCCGTCCATGTCGATGGCCAGCACTCTGCTGCCCTGGAGTCGAAACACAGCCACGCGCAGACCGTATCGGCCGCGGACATCCCGGCACAGGGCGGACGCAAGGATCAGGACCGCTGCCCCATGCGCCGGCCGATGCGGGGCACGATGCGGTGTGAGGCCCCCTGGGCGCCGCACCCGGCGGTGGCTGCGTCAGAATGGACCTGCTTGTGCCCGTATTCACAAGTACGAGAGGGCACGCCAAGCACGCCGGTCCCGGCCCCGGGACCCGGCACCCCGGCCCCGGCCTTCCGGGGACGGCCGCACTCCCACCGAAGGTGACCCGTGGACCTCAAGACCGCCTCCGCACTCCGCCGCCTCCGACTGGTCTCCGCCCCCGAGGCCGTCTCCTTCCTGCTGCTGCTCATCTGCTCGGTGCTCAAGCGCACCACCGACTTCAACGCCGTCCCGGTGATGGGCTCCATCCACGGCGTGCTGTTCATCCTGTACGTGCTCTTCTGGCTGGACGCGTGGAAGCGGGCCAAGTGGTCGAAGGGCACCGGCATCCTCTACTTCGTCCTCGCGGTGCTGCCCACCGGCGGCTTCTTCGCGGAGCGCCGGCTGCGGCGCGAGTCCAGGGACGCGGCCATCGCCGCCAGCGCGCGCCGTGAGGGGGTCGTCAACGCATGATCGTGGCCTTCTCCGTGACGCCGCTGGGTGTCGGCGAGGACGTCGGGGAGTACGTGGCGGACGCCGTCCGCGTGGTCCGGGAGTCCGGGCTGCCCAATCGCACCGATGCGATGTTCACGTCGGTCGAGGGGGAGTGGGACGAGGTGATGGACGTCGTCCGGCGCGCGGTCGCCGTCGTCGAGGAGCGCGCGCCACGGGTCTCCCTCGTCCTCAAGGCGGACATCCGGCCCGGGGTGACGGACGCACTCACGTCAAAGGTCGACACGGTGGAACGCCACCTGTCCCAGTAGCCGCCACCCCACTCACCCCCCACCGCCGGGCACCGGGCACCCCGCCCGGCCCCTCCGGCCCGACGCCCGCCCGGCGGCCCTCGCCGTGCTTTTCGCGCAGTTCCCCGCGCCCCTTCTCAGGGCCCTGCCCCTCTGGGCCGCTGGCCGTCCGCGGCTCTCGTCGTTGCTTGTCGCGCAGTCCCCCGCGCCCCTAAAAGACGGGGCTACGCCCCGATCAGGGCCGCGGGGACCAGCACAAGCAACCACAAACCCGAGCCACCGAAACGGACCCAGGGGCGCGGGGAACTGCGCGAACACCCCGACGGTGGGATAGCCGAAAAGCGAGGCGAGCCCGCCATGGCCCGAGGGGCGCGGGGAACTGCGCGAACACCCCCGCGGTGGGAAAGCCGGAGTACGAGGCGAGCCGGCCATGGCCCGAGGGGCGCGGGGAACTGCGCGAACACCCCCGCGGTGGGAAAGCCGGAGTACGAGGCGAGCCGGCCATGGCCCGAGGGGCGCGGGGAACTGCGCGAACACCCCCGCGGTGGGAAAGCCGGAGTACGAGGCGAGCCCGCCATGGCCCGAGGGGCGCGGGGAACTGCGCGAACACCCCCGCGGTGGGAAAGCCGGAGTACGAGGCGAGCCGGCTACGGCCCAGGGGCGCGGGGAACTGCGCGAACACCCCGACGGTGGGATAGCCGAAAAGCGAGGCGTGCCCGCCACGGATCCAGGGGCGCGGGGAACTGCGCGAACACCCCCGCGGTGGGAAAGCCGGCGAACGAGGCGAGCCCGCCACGAACCAGGGGGCGCGGGGAACTGCGCACAACACACCGACCGCGGGGAAGCCGGGGAGCGAGGCCAGCCCATCACCCCCCAAGGGGCGCGGGGAACTGCGCAAGAAGCCCCGGCCGTAGGGCGAACCGGACGTCGGGGGTCACCACGGGCTGCGGCTGGATTGCGGATGCACCCGCTCGCCGTCACAAACCCCTCGCTCGGCCCCTCCCGGTTCGACACCACCCCCCATCTCCCTTTCTGTGAGTACAGCGGCTCTTTCGACACCACACAATGGAGGGCGCTGTGCGGCCGGAGGGCTACGACTACGACACCCACAGCACGCTCGCAGGACCCCTCACCGAGCCGGACGAGGACCCCTACCGGGTCCGGTACCGCTCCCTGCTGGCCCAGGAGCCCCACCGCATCCGCGCCGTAGCCCTGATGGCGCTGGCGCCCCTGCTGACGGGGGTCCTCCTGGTCTATCTCGTCTGGCCCTCACACTGGACCGAACGGGAGGGCGCAGACCGCTGGCTGACCGGTCTCGACACGACGATGCTGGTCATCATCGGCCTCATCGAGCTGTTCATGCTCGTCAACGTGCTGTCCATCGCCCACGCCACCCTGGTCGCCCGCGACCCGATACCGGTCGTCCCCGAGCCCGGCACGCGGGTGGCGTTCCTGACCACGTTCGTACCGGGCAAGGAACCCCTCTCCATGGTCGCCGCCACCCTGGAGGGCGCCATGCGCGTGCGGCACACCGGACCGATCGACGTGTGGCTGCTCGACGAGGGCGACAGCGACGAGGCCAGGGAGCTCTGCGCGGCCCTCGGCGCCCGGCACTTCTCCCGCAAGGGGGTGCCGGAGTGGAACCAGCCCAGCGGCCCCCACAAGACGCGCACCAAGCACGGCAACTACAACGCCTGGCTCGCCCTGCACGGCGGCGACTACGACTTCTTCGCCTCCGTCGACACCGACCACGTGCCACTGCCCAACTTCCTGGAGCGGATGATGGGCTACTTCCGCGACCCGGACGTGGCCTTCGTCGTCGGCCCCCAGGTCTACGGCAACTACGACTCCGCCGTCACCAAGGCCGCGGAGTCGCAGCAGTTCCTCTTCCACGCCCTGATCCAGCGCGCCGGGAACCGCTACCGCGCGCCCATGTTCGTCGGCACCAACAACGTCGTCCGCATCCCGGCCCTGCTCCAGATCGGCGGCCTGTACGACTCGATCACCGAGGACATGGCCACGGGATTCGAGCTGCACCGCCGCAGGAACCCGTACACCGGCCAGTACTGGCGCTCCGTCTACACGCCCGACGTGCTGGCGATAGGGGAGGGCCCGGTCACCTGGACGGACTTCTTCACCCAGCAGATGCGCTGGTCGCGGGGTACGTACGAGACGCTGTTCAAGCAGTACTGGAAGGCGCCGCTCACCATGCCCGCCGGCCGGTGCTTCTCGTACACGCTGATGCTCGTCTACTACCCGATGACCGCGGTCAACTGGCTGCTGGGCATCCTGAGCTGCGTGCTGTTCATG
The nucleotide sequence above comes from Streptomyces sp. TS71-3. Encoded proteins:
- a CDS encoding AIM24 family protein, whose translation is MAVFRLQGSRVLAIDMDGDAVKAKSGSMVAYDGRMTFKKLSGGGEGLRGMVTRRLTGEQMSVMEVKGHGTCWFADRATEINLVRLTGEKLHVEAGNLLVTEASLRTGTTFTGLRGASQGNGLFTTTVEGHGQAAIMSDGPAVALRVSGQYPLTVDPGAYVAHQGDIRQTFQSGVTFRTFLGEGGGEAFQIRFEGEGLVYVQPSERSTVAGDV
- a CDS encoding DUF3817 domain-containing protein, whose product is MDLKTASALRRLRLVSAPEAVSFLLLLICSVLKRTTDFNAVPVMGSIHGVLFILYVLFWLDAWKRAKWSKGTGILYFVLAVLPTGGFFAERRLRRESRDAAIAASARREGVVNA
- a CDS encoding MTH1187 family thiamine-binding protein, with amino-acid sequence MIVAFSVTPLGVGEDVGEYVADAVRVVRESGLPNRTDAMFTSVEGEWDEVMDVVRRAVAVVEERAPRVSLVLKADIRPGVTDALTSKVDTVERHLSQ
- a CDS encoding glycosyltransferase family 2 protein; the encoded protein is MRPEGYDYDTHSTLAGPLTEPDEDPYRVRYRSLLAQEPHRIRAVALMALAPLLTGVLLVYLVWPSHWTEREGADRWLTGLDTTMLVIIGLIELFMLVNVLSIAHATLVARDPIPVVPEPGTRVAFLTTFVPGKEPLSMVAATLEGAMRVRHTGPIDVWLLDEGDSDEARELCAALGARHFSRKGVPEWNQPSGPHKTRTKHGNYNAWLALHGGDYDFFASVDTDHVPLPNFLERMMGYFRDPDVAFVVGPQVYGNYDSAVTKAAESQQFLFHALIQRAGNRYRAPMFVGTNNVVRIPALLQIGGLYDSITEDMATGFELHRRRNPYTGQYWRSVYTPDVLAIGEGPVTWTDFFTQQMRWSRGTYETLFKQYWKAPLTMPAGRCFSYTLMLVYYPMTAVNWLLGILSCVLFMWFGASGTQVAASVWLMLYSDAAALQIGLYLWNRRHNVSPHEPEGSGGLAGMVMSALSAPIYARSLWSAVLRRPSRFVVTPKGGTGGADRLMTFRIHLGWGMVLVSSLAASVVLHHTHAAMRTWACLALAVCVAPPGVWLYTCLAPRIRAARRPAPASTPASAPVPVAEPEHARPLATSSRVTAAPETVGGGAPGGS